A genomic segment from Triticum dicoccoides isolate Atlit2015 ecotype Zavitan chromosome 1A, WEW_v2.0, whole genome shotgun sequence encodes:
- the LOC119272486 gene encoding uncharacterized protein LOC119272486 — protein MAVAGVEGRPLRLKDLLELDCDSCSAAGFRCYPRHLCVPAAAPLRARHNALHEPAEAPRGLGRSPSLRHPLLSIRTLSRRLRDGFSWRRREEEEEEKAAPVPAVSSSSSSDSESSESGSSTERKSESDFSASSTESLHAGAATSTACTREEDKEEAMDSGSKEADDKEQLSPVAVMDFPFDDDYEDDAVEEEEGRVGGAAACSTSFSDSLAQLHQRRNIQMHYKIRRRFGSVGEVGAVDLDETFAVASDSDGLGSVPVQQPEYFCAATALPCPEGRRSVGVCQDPDEHNLLVGTVSAVCASERLLLDFFAETRKNGTLKNFEAAARLAEDWIEGTGARWGLKEVLCGRERLVAEMDRSRRWSARLGEVEEERQIGVVVAGLLIDELVAGLVTDLLL, from the exons ATGGCGGTGGCCGGCGTCGAGGGTAGGCCGCTGAGGCTCAAGGATCTCCTGGAGCTGGACTGCGACTCGTGCAGCGCCGCCGGCTTCCGCTGCTACCCGCGCCACCTCTGCGTCCCGGCAGCGGCGCCGCTGCGGGCGCGCCACAACGCCCTCCACGAGCCGGCCGAGGCGCCTCGCGGGCTCGGGCGATCGCCCTCCCTGCGCCACCCCTTGCTCTCGATCAGGACCCTCTCGCGCCGGCTCAGGGACGGCTTCAGCTGGCGgcgccgggaggaggaggaggaggagaaggcggcaccgGTGCCCgccgtcagcagcagcagcagctccgaCTCGGAGTCGTCGGAGTCGGGGTCGTCGACCGAGAGGAAATCCGAGTCGGACTTCTCTGCAAGCTCGACGGAGAGCCTGCACGCCGGCGCCGCCACCAGCACCGCCTGCACGAGAGAAGAAGATAAGGAGGAG GCGATGGACAGCGGATCCAAggaggcggacgacaaggagcagcTCAGCCCAGTGGCGGTCATGGACTTCCCGTTCGACGACGACTACGAGGACGACGCCGTGGAAGAGGAGGAAGGGAGGGTCGGCGGCGCTGCCGCGTGCTCGACCTCCTTCAGCGACAGCCTTGCGCAGCTTCACCAGA GGAGAAATATACAGATGCACTACAAGATCAGACGACGGTTCGGGAGCGTCGGGGAGGTCGGAGCCGTCGACCTCGACGAAACCTTCGCCGTCGCCTCGGACTCCGACGGCCTCGGCAGCGTCCCGGTACAGCAGCCGGAGTATTTCTGCGCAGCAACGGCGCTGCCATGTCCCGAGGGTCGCCGGAGCGTCGGCGTATGCCAAGACCCCGACGAGCACAACCTCCTGGTTGGCACCGTGTCGGCGGTCTGCGCCTCCGAGCGGCTCCTACTCGACTTCTTCGCCGAGACGCGAAAGAACGGCACGTTGAAAAACTTCGAAGCCGCGGCGAGGCTGGCCGAGGACTGGATCGAAGGCACTGGGGCTCGGTGGGGTCTCAAGGAGGTGTTGTGCGGCCGGGAGCGCCTTGttgcggagatggaccggagccgaCGGTGGTCAGCACGGCTCGGAGAGGTGGAAGAGGAGCGTCAGATCGGCGTGGTGGTGGCTGGCTTGCTCATCGACGAGCTGGTGGCCGGCCTGGTCACGGATCTGCTTCTGTAG